The Micromonospora sp. Llam0 genome contains a region encoding:
- a CDS encoding DUF1349 domain-containing protein has product MTPQAPPPPAIAGLPPLAWQHTPVAADHHAGRQALSLTAGAGTDWFVDPVGEYRTHNAPALLFDCPDGEFALSARVTVDFAAAFDAGVLCLRIDEEHWAKLCFEYSPQRRPMVVTVVTNGTSDDANAVTVEASSVHLRVLRKGSAYAFHYSLDGSTWQFARLFRLTGAADAPTRVGFLAQSPTGGRCTATFEQISLVDVVPDDLRGGR; this is encoded by the coding sequence ATGACACCGCAGGCACCTCCACCGCCCGCGATCGCCGGGCTGCCGCCGCTCGCCTGGCAGCACACGCCGGTGGCGGCGGATCATCACGCCGGTCGGCAGGCCCTGTCGCTCACCGCCGGCGCCGGCACCGACTGGTTCGTCGACCCGGTCGGCGAGTACCGCACCCACAACGCCCCGGCGCTGCTGTTCGACTGCCCGGACGGCGAGTTCGCACTCTCCGCCCGGGTCACGGTCGACTTCGCGGCCGCGTTCGACGCCGGTGTGCTGTGTCTGCGTATCGACGAGGAACACTGGGCGAAGCTGTGCTTCGAGTACTCGCCGCAGCGCCGGCCGATGGTGGTGACCGTGGTGACCAACGGCACCTCCGACGACGCCAATGCGGTCACCGTCGAGGCATCCAGCGTCCATCTCCGGGTGCTGCGCAAAGGGTCCGCGTACGCGTTCCACTACTCACTCGACGGCTCCACCTGGCAGTTCGCCCGGCTGTTCCGGCTCACCGGTGCCGCCGACGCGCCGACCCGGGTCGGCTTCCTCGCCCAGTCGCCCACCGGTGGCCGCTGCACCGCCACGTTCGAGCAGATCAGCCTGGTCGACGTGGTCCCCGACGATCTACGCGGTGGGCGGTGA
- a CDS encoding DUF4345 domain-containing protein: MAAVTTVAGPVPDAPRSRSQTVILVVAGLVVVGIGGAVLTAPDAFHAGNGIDFAGNSSLLSETRAAGGALLTTGILVTLGAFIRRLTFAAALIGATVYLAYGLSRLLSIALDGMPATGLVAAAVAELVLGTACGYVLHRNRRAGASQAP; this comes from the coding sequence GTGGCAGCAGTGACCACCGTCGCCGGCCCGGTGCCGGACGCGCCCCGCAGCCGCAGCCAGACGGTGATCCTCGTCGTCGCCGGCCTGGTCGTGGTCGGCATCGGGGGCGCGGTTCTGACCGCACCGGACGCCTTCCACGCCGGCAACGGCATCGACTTCGCCGGCAACAGCAGCCTGCTCAGTGAGACCCGGGCGGCTGGCGGGGCACTGCTGACCACCGGGATCCTGGTCACCCTCGGGGCGTTCATCCGCCGGCTGACCTTCGCCGCGGCACTGATCGGCGCGACCGTCTATTTGGCGTACGGACTGTCCCGGCTGCTCAGCATCGCTCTGGACGGAATGCCGGCCACCGGTCTGGTCGCCGCTGCCGTCGCCGAGCTGGTCCTCGGCACGGCCTGCGGATACGTCCTGCACCGTAACCGCCGCGCAGGTGCGAGTCAGGCACCGTAA
- a CDS encoding NAD(P)H-binding protein, translating into MSRPSVLVTGATGKTGRRIADQLTTLGHPVVRASRQGDQPFHWAEPASWPAALRGVDAAYLSYYPDLAAPEAPTVVEKFTAAARAAGVRKLVLLSGRGETNAGRCEAIVADSGLTYGIVRASWFNQNFTEGHLLGPVLAGTVALPAGEVAEPFVDVDDVADVAVAVLTDRRHDGRTYDVTGPRLLTFAQAAAEIAAASGRAVGYLPVTAEQFHLALVSQVGPDYARLLTDLCVEVFDGRNASLGDGVERALGRAPRDFAAFCRQAAAAGAWQQ; encoded by the coding sequence ATGTCACGACCGTCAGTGCTCGTCACCGGGGCGACCGGCAAGACCGGCCGGCGCATCGCCGACCAGCTCACCACGCTCGGCCACCCGGTGGTCCGGGCCAGTCGCCAGGGCGATCAGCCGTTTCACTGGGCCGAGCCGGCCAGTTGGCCCGCCGCGCTGCGCGGGGTGGACGCCGCGTACCTGTCGTACTACCCGGACCTCGCCGCGCCCGAAGCGCCCACCGTGGTCGAGAAGTTCACCGCCGCCGCCCGCGCCGCCGGTGTCCGCAAACTGGTCCTGCTCTCCGGCCGGGGCGAGACCAACGCCGGCCGCTGTGAGGCGATCGTCGCCGATTCCGGGCTGACCTACGGCATCGTGCGGGCCAGCTGGTTCAACCAGAACTTCACCGAAGGACACCTGCTCGGCCCGGTCCTGGCCGGGACGGTGGCGCTGCCCGCCGGCGAGGTGGCCGAGCCGTTCGTGGACGTCGACGACGTCGCCGACGTCGCGGTGGCGGTGCTCACCGACCGCCGGCACGACGGCCGGACGTACGACGTTACCGGGCCGCGCCTGCTCACCTTCGCGCAGGCGGCGGCGGAGATCGCTGCGGCCAGCGGCCGGGCCGTCGGCTACCTGCCGGTCACCGCCGAGCAGTTCCACCTCGCCCTGGTGTCGCAGGTCGGGCCGGACTACGCACGGCTGCTCACCGACCTGTGCGTCGAGGTGTTCGACGGGCGCAACGCGTCGCTCGGTGACGGCGTCGAGCGGGCGCTGGGCCGTGCGCCCCGGGACTTCGCCGCCTTCTGCCGACAGGCGGCCGCCGCCGGGGCGTGGCAGCAGTGA
- a CDS encoding AraC family transcriptional regulator, with translation MSDPLGETLHMFRLTGTLYCRAELTAPWGIDVPALPGCMTLQVVTAGRCWLEVGDAEPYLIGPGSLTLIPDGVPHRFRSAPAASTRPLFDIPVQQLSDRYEIMRHGGGGELTQVTYAVLRPDHVAARRLIAQLPPVLHLDRFDDDESGWLHSTLRLVAREAQALQPGGETMLTRLADVLVVQAIRSWLDAAPEARQGWLAALRDDQIGRALTVLHREPDRDWTVGALAQQAGMSRSAFAARFTDLVGEPVIRYLATWRLQLAHDHLQRSADPLPMVARRFGYQSEAAFCRAFKRAYGVPPGQVRRERRSAGND, from the coding sequence ATGAGCGACCCGCTCGGCGAGACCCTGCACATGTTCCGGCTGACCGGCACCCTCTACTGCCGGGCCGAGTTGACCGCCCCATGGGGCATCGACGTGCCGGCCCTGCCAGGCTGCATGACGTTGCAGGTGGTCACCGCCGGCCGGTGCTGGCTGGAGGTGGGCGACGCCGAGCCGTACCTGATCGGGCCGGGCAGTCTGACCCTGATCCCGGACGGTGTCCCGCACCGGTTCCGCAGCGCCCCGGCCGCGTCGACGCGGCCGCTGTTCGACATTCCGGTGCAACAGCTCAGCGACCGCTACGAGATCATGCGGCACGGGGGCGGCGGCGAGCTCACCCAGGTGACGTACGCGGTGCTGCGCCCGGACCACGTCGCCGCCAGGCGGTTGATCGCCCAGCTGCCGCCGGTGCTGCATCTCGACCGGTTCGACGACGACGAGTCGGGGTGGCTGCACAGCACGTTGCGGCTGGTCGCCCGGGAGGCCCAGGCGCTGCAGCCGGGCGGGGAGACGATGCTGACCCGGCTGGCCGACGTACTGGTGGTCCAGGCCATCCGGTCCTGGTTGGACGCCGCCCCGGAGGCGCGCCAGGGTTGGCTGGCCGCGCTCCGCGACGACCAGATCGGCCGGGCGCTGACCGTGCTGCACCGCGAGCCGGACCGGGACTGGACGGTCGGCGCCCTGGCCCAGCAGGCCGGCATGTCCCGGTCGGCGTTCGCCGCCCGGTTCACCGACCTGGTCGGTGAACCGGTGATCCGCTACCTGGCGACCTGGCGGCTGCAGCTGGCCCACGACCATCTGCAACGGTCCGCCGACCCGCTGCCGATGGTCGCCCGCCGGTTCGGCTACCAGTCGGAGGCGGCGTTCTGCCGGGCCTTCAAACGGGCGTACGGGGTACCGCCGGGCCAGGTCCGTCGGGAACGGCGCAGCGCCGGGAACGACTGA
- a CDS encoding alpha/beta hydrolase family protein gives MAHLRVDFYSDVLEQATSMTVLLPQHTRTRIGAPARAGDTDPPVLYLLHGLTDDATAWTRYSSIERYAEERGLAVVMPQVHRSMYADEVHGAPFWTFLSTELPAVVDSFFRVSRRREDTFVAGLSMGGYGALRWALRQPQRFAAAASLSGVLDVAARQHGPSVSATDPLMRRVFGDQDIAGSDDDLLAVLDRADPAALPQLWLCCGTEDVLYPDNVRFRDACAARGVALTVDFEAGDHVWSYWDAKIRDVLAWLPL, from the coding sequence ATGGCACATCTGCGGGTCGACTTCTACTCCGACGTACTGGAGCAGGCCACCTCGATGACCGTCCTGCTGCCGCAGCACACCAGGACCCGGATCGGCGCTCCGGCGCGGGCCGGCGACACCGATCCCCCGGTGCTCTACCTGCTGCACGGGCTCACCGACGACGCCACCGCCTGGACTCGGTACAGCTCCATCGAGCGGTACGCCGAGGAGCGCGGTCTGGCCGTGGTGATGCCCCAGGTGCACCGCAGCATGTACGCCGACGAAGTGCACGGAGCGCCGTTCTGGACCTTCCTGTCCACCGAACTGCCGGCCGTGGTCGACTCGTTCTTCCGGGTCTCCCGACGGCGGGAGGACACCTTCGTCGCGGGACTGTCGATGGGCGGGTACGGGGCGTTGCGCTGGGCGCTGCGCCAGCCGCAGCGGTTCGCGGCGGCGGCCAGCCTGTCCGGCGTACTCGACGTGGCCGCCCGCCAGCACGGACCATCGGTGTCCGCCACCGACCCGCTGATGCGGCGGGTCTTCGGCGACCAGGACATCGCCGGCAGCGACGACGACCTGCTCGCGGTGCTCGACCGGGCCGACCCGGCGGCGTTGCCGCAGCTCTGGTTGTGCTGCGGCACCGAGGACGTGCTGTACCCGGACAATGTCCGGTTCCGCGACGCATGCGCGGCCCGGGGCGTTGCGCTCACCGTCGACTTCGAAGCCGGTGACCACGTGTGGAGCTACTGGGACGCCAAGATCCGGGACGTACTCGCCTGGCTGCCGCTGTGA
- a CDS encoding hemerythrin domain-containing protein, with amino-acid sequence MGEGDEARLVAWSRELRGVHNRLREALTVTREALAAGRPAEPATRDLLLFCHGFCAALTAHHEGEDGRLFPVIAAQHPELHDTLRNLRQDHSMIAYLLSGLQAAVARAAPPAELDRHLEGLAAIMESHFRYEERQLLTVLETLALDADPGTVLGPL; translated from the coding sequence GTGGGTGAGGGCGACGAAGCCAGGCTGGTGGCCTGGAGCCGCGAACTGCGCGGCGTACACAACCGGCTCCGCGAGGCGCTGACCGTCACCCGGGAGGCGTTGGCCGCCGGCCGGCCGGCGGAGCCGGCGACCCGGGATCTGCTGCTGTTCTGTCATGGGTTCTGCGCCGCCCTGACCGCTCACCACGAGGGTGAGGACGGTCGACTGTTCCCGGTCATCGCCGCGCAGCATCCCGAGCTGCACGACACGCTGCGCAACCTGCGGCAGGACCACTCGATGATCGCCTACCTGCTGAGCGGGCTGCAGGCCGCCGTGGCGCGGGCCGCGCCGCCCGCCGAGCTGGACCGGCACCTGGAGGGACTGGCCGCGATCATGGAGTCCCACTTCAGGTACGAGGAACGCCAACTGCTGACGGTGCTGGAGACCCTGGCGCTGGACGCGGACCCGGGCACCGTGCTGGGTCCGCTGTGA
- a CDS encoding DUF4232 domain-containing protein, translated as MIRRRAGALLLTAVLLAGCAGQLPQPGPQPPDNDLAPVPTPTPVPSADPSPDCPDSGALLSLGEVDAAMGLRAMPIRLVNCAEEPVHVDGFPELTVLDEQLQPLAVEVIEGAEVVARVDTVAGSPVPVTVQPGERAGAVLVWRNTVDDVRVPPTHGTFLSVAPAVGEPAQVLEPDGGLDIGTTGRVAVSPWAPAD; from the coding sequence GTGATCCGCCGTCGGGCCGGTGCGCTGCTGCTGACGGCGGTGCTGCTCGCCGGCTGTGCCGGTCAGCTGCCGCAACCAGGTCCGCAGCCACCGGACAACGATCTGGCACCCGTCCCCACGCCGACGCCGGTGCCGTCGGCGGACCCGTCACCTGACTGCCCGGACTCCGGGGCACTGCTCAGCCTGGGTGAGGTTGACGCCGCGATGGGTTTGCGGGCGATGCCGATCCGGCTGGTCAACTGTGCCGAGGAACCGGTGCACGTCGATGGCTTCCCGGAGCTCACAGTTCTGGACGAGCAACTGCAGCCGCTGGCGGTCGAGGTGATCGAGGGTGCCGAGGTGGTCGCCCGGGTCGACACCGTGGCCGGCAGCCCCGTGCCGGTCACGGTGCAGCCGGGCGAGCGGGCCGGCGCGGTCCTGGTCTGGCGCAACACAGTGGACGACGTACGGGTGCCGCCGACGCACGGCACCTTCCTGTCCGTGGCGCCGGCCGTGGGCGAACCTGCGCAGGTGCTGGAGCCCGACGGCGGGCTCGACATCGGCACCACCGGCCGGGTCGCGGTCAGTCCGTGGGCCCCGGCCGACTGA
- a CDS encoding DUF6767 domain-containing protein: protein MTARVHHRRPEAKCPIRPGEPCTLCLPGATGPADCGLVYLVMSDDELRAGLHENRRVTA from the coding sequence ATGACCGCGCGAGTGCACCACCGACGCCCCGAGGCGAAATGCCCGATCCGGCCGGGCGAGCCCTGCACGCTGTGCCTGCCCGGTGCCACCGGTCCGGCCGACTGCGGCCTCGTCTACCTGGTGATGAGCGACGACGAACTCCGCGCCGGGCTGCACGAGAACCGCCGGGTCACGGCCTAG
- a CDS encoding peptidase E — protein sequence MAPLRQIFAVSGILHPPTGEPAPRRSALLDHAISLTGVPVAKVCLVPTATGDQSQVIESFYAAVSDAEQVIPSHLQLFVRPNVDDVGAFLRDQHLIWVTGGSVVNLLAVWRAHRVDAILRECWAAGVVLGGGSAGSICWHTGGVTDSFSERLDPVTNALGLLPYSNGVHHDLAEQPRRRRYLECVASGDLPAGYATDDGVGLHYVGTELVEAVSSRAGAGAYRVEPGERHGTVVERSIPTRPIGLSQRT from the coding sequence ATGGCACCCCTGCGTCAGATCTTCGCCGTTTCCGGCATCCTTCATCCGCCGACGGGCGAACCGGCTCCGCGACGCAGCGCACTGCTCGACCACGCGATCTCGTTGACCGGTGTGCCGGTGGCGAAGGTCTGCCTGGTGCCGACCGCCACCGGTGACCAGTCCCAGGTGATCGAGTCCTTCTACGCGGCCGTCAGCGACGCCGAGCAGGTGATCCCGTCCCACCTGCAGCTGTTTGTCCGGCCGAACGTCGACGACGTCGGGGCGTTCCTGCGCGATCAGCATCTGATCTGGGTGACTGGCGGAAGCGTGGTGAATCTGCTCGCCGTGTGGCGGGCGCACCGGGTCGACGCCATCCTCCGCGAGTGCTGGGCGGCCGGCGTGGTGCTGGGCGGGGGTAGCGCCGGCAGCATCTGCTGGCACACCGGCGGGGTGACCGATTCGTTCTCCGAGCGGCTCGACCCGGTCACCAACGCGTTGGGGTTGTTGCCGTACAGCAACGGTGTACACCATGACCTGGCGGAACAGCCGCGCCGGAGGCGGTACCTGGAGTGCGTCGCGTCAGGCGACCTGCCGGCCGGGTACGCCACCGACGACGGAGTCGGCCTGCACTACGTCGGCACCGAACTGGTCGAGGCGGTCAGCAGCCGGGCCGGTGCCGGAGCGTACCGGGTCGAACCGGGCGAACGGCACGGGACAGTGGTGGAGCGATCGATCCCGACCCGCCCGATCGGCCTCAGCCAGCGGACTTGA
- a CDS encoding BlaI/MecI/CopY family transcriptional regulator — translation MTRLGDLERAVMDVLWDRDPAAAPVTVRDVAEALQDRNLAYTTVMTVLDRLAGKGMVSRERAGRAWHYQPAASREAYIAQLMLDALDLAGSRDAALVRFARSVTGTEAEVLRAALTDQAQAADRRG, via the coding sequence GTGACGCGACTGGGTGACCTCGAACGCGCGGTGATGGACGTGCTGTGGGACCGCGACCCGGCGGCCGCTCCGGTCACCGTCCGCGATGTCGCCGAAGCACTGCAGGACCGCAACCTGGCGTACACGACGGTGATGACGGTGCTGGACCGGCTGGCCGGCAAGGGCATGGTCAGCCGGGAGCGTGCCGGCCGGGCGTGGCACTACCAGCCGGCGGCCAGCCGCGAGGCGTACATCGCCCAGTTGATGCTCGACGCGTTGGATCTGGCCGGCAGCCGGGACGCGGCCCTGGTCCGGTTCGCCAGATCGGTCACCGGCACCGAAGCCGAAGTGCTCCGGGCCGCGCTCACCGACCAGGCGCAGGCGGCGGACCGGCGGGGTTGA
- a CDS encoding M56 family metallopeptidase, with product MAYGAHFAAVILACYLTAQALTRSVWFGPGWTWRSPRVAILCWQALGLAVGLAAIGVPLAVGLDPYGTGPGRAAGLFIGDLAAGVTSLTTGNGLPAGTFPAGLGPVRLALVGLAAAIAAVLLGSTVRSLLAAVRVQRRHRDLLALVGRADPAAPGALVLDHPGAAAYCLPGVRPTVVVSAGTLDLLGPGELAAVLSHERAHADERHDLVLLPFTALCRALPRARWLRAAHDAVALLVEMRADDKARRQHADEPLATALRRFASAGSRITPAGALGAADLELDARVQRLLLDGPAPRLRPAAASVVAAALLLLPASLYLSW from the coding sequence ATGGCCTACGGCGCGCACTTCGCCGCGGTGATCCTCGCCTGCTACCTCACCGCTCAGGCGCTGACCCGCTCGGTCTGGTTCGGCCCCGGCTGGACCTGGCGCAGCCCTCGGGTGGCGATCCTCTGCTGGCAGGCGCTCGGCCTGGCGGTCGGGCTGGCCGCGATCGGCGTTCCGCTGGCGGTCGGGCTCGACCCGTACGGCACCGGGCCGGGCCGCGCCGCCGGTCTGTTCATCGGCGACCTGGCCGCCGGGGTGACCAGCCTGACCACCGGAAACGGCTTGCCGGCGGGCACCTTCCCGGCCGGGCTGGGGCCGGTGCGGCTGGCGCTGGTCGGCCTCGCCGCCGCGATCGCCGCCGTCCTGCTCGGATCCACCGTACGCAGTTTGCTCGCCGCCGTACGGGTCCAGCGTCGCCACCGCGACCTGCTCGCCCTGGTCGGCCGCGCCGATCCGGCCGCACCGGGCGCGCTGGTGCTCGACCACCCGGGCGCGGCCGCCTACTGCCTGCCCGGGGTCCGGCCGACCGTGGTGGTCAGCGCCGGCACGCTCGACCTGCTCGGCCCCGGCGAGCTCGCCGCCGTGCTCAGCCACGAGCGGGCGCACGCCGACGAGCGGCACGACCTGGTGCTGCTGCCGTTCACCGCGCTGTGCCGGGCACTGCCCCGGGCGCGGTGGCTGCGGGCGGCGCACGACGCGGTCGCCCTGCTGGTCGAGATGCGCGCCGACGACAAGGCCCGGCGTCAGCACGCCGACGAGCCGCTGGCCACCGCGCTGCGCCGGTTCGCCAGCGCCGGCAGCCGGATCACCCCGGCCGGTGCCCTCGGCGCCGCCGACCTGGAGCTCGACGCCCGGGTGCAGCGGTTGCTGCTCGACGGTCCGGCACCCCGGCTGCGGCCGGCGGCCGCGAGTGTGGTCGCCGCCGCGCTGCTCCTGCTGCCCGCGTCGCTGTACCTCAGCTGGTGA
- the cydD gene encoding thiol reductant ABC exporter subunit CydD, translating into MSTAGTATAPADRAGRRRPFDPRLVRQVPAVRVRLALLGVLGVIAAGLIIAQATTLALVLAAAAGGELDRAALGGFVLAVTGRAALLWAQGYLAAEAAATVKAQLRADLLAAIHRRGPAWLSGQRAGQLATLTGRGVDALDGYFTGYLPQLVLSVTVPVAVLARLAFADWSSALIVAVTLPLIPVFGALLGWHAQAATERQWRRLTQLGGHFLDMVAGLATLRAFGRQRAQAEVVRRMADRHRVATMGTLRIAFLSGLVLELVATLAVALVAVPIGLRLLTGGMALSTALLVLLLTPEAYLPLRTAGSRFHASMEGLTVLDEALTLIGEDDPARAPSEDVPARNVSEDVPARDASAGGRAGRAAPAVVGSPPAEIRFESVTVAYPRTTALRDVDLTIRAGERIAVIGPSGAGKSTLLHLLLGFVAPTAGRITVDGVDLAELDIEQWRRRLAWVPQHAHLFAASLADNIALGAPDADQAELSAAVRAAALTGVVAALPDGLDTRLGERGHGLSSGQRQRVALARAFLRDAPVVLLDEPTARLDGASEAAVLAGSRQLVAGRTALIVAHRPALLDGVERVVRLDAGRITGRDLAAATP; encoded by the coding sequence GTGAGCACCGCCGGCACCGCCACCGCACCGGCCGACCGGGCCGGTCGCCGCCGGCCGTTCGATCCACGGCTGGTGCGCCAGGTGCCGGCGGTGCGGGTACGGCTAGCGCTGCTCGGCGTACTCGGCGTGATCGCCGCCGGCCTGATCATCGCCCAGGCCACCACGCTGGCACTGGTGTTGGCCGCGGCCGCCGGTGGCGAGCTGGACCGGGCCGCGCTCGGCGGTTTCGTCCTGGCGGTCACCGGCCGCGCCGCGCTGCTCTGGGCGCAGGGTTACCTCGCCGCCGAGGCCGCGGCCACGGTCAAGGCGCAGTTGCGGGCGGACCTGCTGGCCGCGATCCACCGCCGTGGCCCCGCCTGGTTGTCCGGTCAGCGCGCCGGCCAGCTCGCCACCCTGACCGGCCGGGGCGTCGACGCCCTCGACGGCTACTTCACCGGCTACCTGCCGCAGCTGGTGCTGAGCGTGACCGTACCGGTGGCGGTGCTCGCCCGGCTGGCGTTCGCCGACTGGAGCTCCGCGCTGATCGTCGCGGTCACCCTGCCGCTGATCCCGGTCTTCGGCGCACTGCTGGGCTGGCACGCGCAGGCAGCGACCGAACGGCAGTGGCGGCGGTTGACCCAGCTCGGTGGCCACTTCCTGGACATGGTGGCGGGGCTGGCGACGCTGCGGGCCTTCGGGCGGCAGCGGGCGCAGGCCGAGGTGGTACGCCGGATGGCCGACCGGCACCGGGTCGCCACCATGGGTACGCTGCGCATCGCCTTCCTCTCCGGGCTGGTCCTGGAGCTGGTCGCCACCCTGGCGGTGGCGCTGGTCGCGGTGCCGATCGGACTGCGGCTGCTCACCGGTGGGATGGCGCTGTCCACCGCGTTGCTGGTGCTGCTGCTCACCCCGGAGGCGTACCTGCCGCTGCGCACCGCGGGCAGCCGGTTCCACGCCAGCATGGAAGGCCTGACCGTGCTGGACGAGGCGCTCACCCTGATCGGCGAGGACGATCCGGCGCGCGCCCCCAGCGAGGACGTGCCGGCCCGTAATGTCAGCGAGGACGTGCCGGCCCGCGACGCCAGCGCCGGTGGGCGGGCGGGCCGAGCGGCACCGGCGGTCGTCGGATCGCCGCCGGCGGAGATCAGGTTCGAATCGGTCACCGTGGCCTACCCCCGGACCACGGCGCTGCGGGACGTCGACCTGACCATCCGGGCCGGGGAACGGATCGCCGTGATCGGTCCCAGCGGCGCGGGCAAGAGCACCCTGCTGCACCTGCTGCTCGGCTTTGTCGCACCGACCGCCGGCCGGATCACCGTCGACGGGGTCGACCTCGCCGAACTCGACATCGAGCAGTGGCGGCGACGGCTCGCCTGGGTGCCGCAACACGCGCATCTGTTCGCCGCGTCGCTCGCCGACAACATCGCGCTGGGCGCGCCCGACGCCGACCAGGCCGAGCTGTCAGCGGCGGTCCGCGCCGCCGCGCTCACCGGTGTGGTGGCGGCGCTGCCCGACGGGCTGGACACCCGGCTCGGCGAACGCGGCCACGGGCTGTCCAGCGGGCAACGCCAACGTGTCGCGCTGGCCCGCGCCTTCCTCCGGGACGCGCCGGTGGTCCTGCTCGACGAACCGACCGCCCGGTTGGACGGCGCCTCGGAGGCGGCGGTCCTGGCCGGGTCACGGCAACTGGTCGCCGGCCGGACCGCGTTGATCGTGGCGCACCGGCCGGCGCTGCTCGACGGCGTCGAGCGGGTCGTCCGGCTCGACGCCGGCCGGATCACCGGACGCGACCTCGCGGCGGCCACCCCGTGA